The Oreochromis niloticus isolate F11D_XX linkage group LG2, O_niloticus_UMD_NMBU, whole genome shotgun sequence genome includes a region encoding these proteins:
- the ddx41 gene encoding putative ATP-dependent RNA helicase DDX41: METENRPQKRSHDEDERTGSEGSEDDDYVPYVPVKIRKQQMLQKMLRLRGKAVDEEQKDSGEEQRDEDEALGPRSHISLLDQHQHLKEKAEARKESAKEKQLKEEEKILESVAEGRALMSVKEMAKGIIYDDPIKTSWKAPRYILNMPDTRHERVRKKFHILVDGDGIPAPIKSFREMKFPPAILKGLKKKGIVHPTPIQIQGIPTVLSGRDMIGIAFTGSGKTLVFTLPIIMFALEQEKRLPFFKREGPYGLIICPSRELARQTHGIIEYYCKLLEEEGAPQLRTALCIGGMSVKEQMEVVKHGVHMMVATPGRLMDLLQKKMVGLDICRYLALDEADRMIDMGFEEDIRTIFSYFKGQRQTLLFSATMPKKIQNFAKSALVKPITINVGRAGAASLDVIQEVEYVKEEAKMVYLLECLQKTPPPVLIFAEKKADVDAIHEYLLLKGVEAVAIHGGKDQEERTKAIEAFKEGKKDVLVATDVASKGLDFPAIQHVVNYDMPEEIENYVHRIGRTGRSGKTGIATTFINKGCDESVLMDLKALLVEAKQKVPPVLQVLQTGDETMLDIGGERGCTFCGGLGHRITDCPKLEAMQTKQVTNIGRKDYLAHSSMDF, translated from the exons ATGGAGACCGAAAACCGACCTCAAAAG AGATCCCATGACGAGGATGAAAGGACTGGCTCAGAAGGATCGGAGGATGACGACTACGTTCCATATGTTCCAGTCAAAATCCGAAAACAGCAAATG CTACAAAAGATGTTGCGCTTGCGAGGGAAGGCAGTGGATGAAGAACAGAAGGACAGTGGGGAGGAACAGAGGGATGAAGATGAGGCTCTTGGTCCACGCTCCCACATTAGTCTCCTCGACCAGCATCAACACCTCAAGGAAAAGGCAGAAG CTCGGAAGGAGTCAGCCAAggagaagcagctgaaagaggaggagaagatccTGGAGAGTGTTGCAGAGGGCAGAG ctctgatgtctgtgaaggAAATGGCCAAAGGTATCATATATGATGATCCTATAAAAACAAG CTGGAAAGCACCACGCTACATCCTGAATATGCCAGACACCAGACATGAACGCGTCAGGAAGAAATTTCACATCCTGGTTGATGGCGATGGCATTCCTGCTCCTATCAAAAGCTTCAGAGAGATGAAGTTTCCACCAG CAATTCTGAAAGGTTTGAAAAAGAAGGGAATCGTCCACCCAACACCAATTCAAATACAAGGAATCCCAACAGT TCTTTCAGGTAGAGACATGATTGGAATCGCCTTCACTGGATCAGGAAAGACTTTGGTCTTCACTCTGCCGATCATCATGTTTGCGCTGGAGCAGGAGAAAAGACTGCCTTTCTTTAAGAGAGAGGGACCGTATGGGCTTATCATCTGTCCTTCA CGAGAGCTGGCGAGGCAGACACATGGCATCATAGAGTATTACTGCAAGCtgctggaggaggagggagCTCCTCAGCTGCGCACAGCCCTCTGCATCGGAGGAATGTCTGTCAAGGAGCAGATGGAGGTAGTAAAACA CGGTGTCCATATGATGGTTGCTACCCCTGGAAGATTGATGGACTTGCTGCAGAAGAAGATGGTGGGTCTGGACATCTGTCGCTACTTGGCTTTGGATGAAGCTGACAGGATGATAGATATGGGTTTTGAAGAAGACATCCGAACCATCTTCTCTTACTTCAAG GGTCAAAGACAAACCCTGCTTTTCAGTGCCACTATGCCCAAGAAAATCCAGAACTTTGCCAAGAGCGCACTGGTCAAACCCATTACTATTAACGTGGGCAGAGCAGGAGCTGCCAGCTTGGATGTCATCCAG gAAGTGGAGTACGTCAAAGAAGAGGCTAAGATGGTGTACCTCTTAGAGTGTCTCCAGAAAACGCCTCCTCCA GTGCTGATATTTGCTGAGAAAAAGGCGGATGTCGATGCCATCCATGAGTATCTGCTGCTTAAAGGAGTAGAGGCAGTGGCCATACATGGTGGAAAAG ATCAAGAGGAAAGAACAAAAGCCATTGAAGCAttcaaagaaggaaaaaaagatgtgtTAGTGGCCACCGATGTTGCCTCCAAGGGTCTGGATTTCCCAGCTATTCAACATGTAGTGAACTATGACATGCCAGAAGAGATAGAAAACTATG TCCACAGAATAGGAAGAACTGGACGATCGGGCAAAACTGGAATTGCCACAACGTTCATCAATAAAGGCTGCG ATGAATCCGTTCTGATGGATCTAAAAGCTCTGCTTGTTGAAGCCAAGCAGAAAGTTCCTCCAGTTCTCCAGGTACTCCAGACCGGAGACGAGACCATGCTGGACATCGGAG gcGAGAGAGGATGTACGTTCTGTGGTGGTCTTGGTCATCGTATTACAGACTGTCCCAAGCTGGAGGCCATGCAGACCAAGCAGGTCACCAACATTGGAAGGAAAGACTACCTGGCTCATAGCTCAATGGACTTCTAA
- the dok3 gene encoding docking protein 3 produces MEVIFKEGMLHLQAVKFGKKTWRKMWMVLYKPSSQGVGRLEFYAVADSSSVTEQKRMGRQKTPERKVVRLIDCLSVTFAPKESCPAGCTAFYLNTTQATYTLASTSSQDWVNALCLLAFQKDPGESDKGDFEQGNGLTMADNDLYASWKSELTLPPNQYQVTIQSTEASKRCKLSGNYLVSIEGEAIELLDMRTCYLIFDWPYKLLRKFGQIEGGFSIEAGRRCKSGQGVFMFLTQHGPQIFQTISKQCTVERNTAVQPPSANRRSLIEPFPTPPPATAHSFVDPSIYSFADVSADTEDKFASDYPIYDDPVQQVKQLSLKPPLLGSNEAVGEEAEDEDEQEWCHSLEALNMDTIIEDSIYCNLRRGTPPLMRKAEADNSDCIYSGIKKVNSLTNLQQEPSYPPLPLPVPPPPPLSSTYSLAKPQNQPALPVNNSFQPEYNTQADYDEDDLNETEEANSSSAQVTPSEVPGSFKHRLAEIISKDLAKFQPPLPYGPGSLTFSQ; encoded by the exons ATGGAGGTCATCTTCAAGGAGGGAATGCTGCACCTTCAAGCTGTCAAATTTGGAAAA AAAACATGGCGGAAAATGTGGATGGTGCTTTATAAACCCAGCTCTCAGGGGGTTGGCCGATTGGAGTTCTACGCTGTAGCTGACAGCAGCTCTGTTACCGAGCAGAAAAGGATGGGCCGGCAGAAAACACCAGAAAGAAAAGTCGTGCGTCTAATTGACTGTCTCAGTGTCACGTTTGCACCAAAGGAGTCTTGCCCGGCTGGCTGCACAGCCTTCTACCTAAACACCACACAGGCAACCTACACCTTAGCCTCCACATCAAGCCAGGACTGGGTGAATGCCCTCTGTCTTCTAGCCTTCCAG AAGGATCCTGGAGAATCAGACAAAGGGGATTTTGAGCAAGGAAATGGCTTGACCATGGCGGACAATGATCTTTACGCATCTTGGAAAAGCG AGCTGACGCTTCCTCCAAACCAGTACCAAGTAACCATCCAGAGCACAGAGGCATCCAAGAGGTGCAAGCTGTCTGGGAATTACCTGGTCTCCATAGAAGGGGAGGCAATAGAGCTGCTGGACATGAGAACTTGTTACCTCATCTTCGACTGGCCATACAAGCTCCTACGCAAATTTGGTCAGATTGAG GGGGGATTCAGCATTGAAGCAGGCCGTCGCTGCAAGTCGGGACAAGGCGTGTTCATGTTTCTGACCCAGCATGGTCCCCAGATCTTTCAGACTATATCTAAGCAGTGCACAGTGGAGAGGAATACAGCGGTGCAGCCTCCCAGTGCCAACAGAAGATCGCTAATTGAGCCGTTTCCCACTCCCCCACCTGCCACAGCTCACTCTTTCGTCGACCCTTCCATCTACAGTTTTGCAGATGTTTCTGCCGACACAGAGGACAAGTTTGCCAGCGATTACCCCATTTATGACGACCCTGTGCAGCAGGTAAAACAGCTATCGCTCAAGCCTCCTCTCTTGGGCAGCAACGAGGCTGTGGGAGAGGAAGCTGAGGATGAGGACGAGCAGGAATGGTGCCATTCCCTGGAGGCTCTAAATATGGATACCATTATTGAGGACAGCATTTACTGCAATTTACGGAGAGGCACGCCTCCTTTGATGAGAAAAGCCGAGGCAGATAATTCAGATTGCATTTATTCAGGGATAAAAAAAGTCAATTCTCTGACAAATCTCCAGCAGGAGCCTTCCTATCCCCCCTTACCATTGCCTGTACCCCCGCCTCCTCCCTTATCATCCACTTATTCCTTAGCCAAACCCCAAAACCAGCCTGCACTCCCTGTGAATAACTCCTTCCAGCCAGAATACAATACACAAGCAGACTACGATGAAGACGACTTGAATGAGACTGAGGAGGCCAATAGCTCCTCTGCTCAAGTTACCCCCTCAGAGGTGCCTGGCAGTTTTAAACACAGGCTGGCAGAAATCATTTCTAAGGACTTGGCAAAGTTCCAGCCTCCTCTTCCCTATGGACCAGGCAGCCTCACATTTTCTCAGTAG
- the atoh1b gene encoding protein atonal homolog 1b — translation MAAKAELSSWSEYPEDFTLLQQHHQQQHNLAHISSKAWISSTSIRALSIRDAHAAAEAAGISREKLVPVTEFTDRVTTKGMTETDPAKAPDGGKTSHFGPQRHRRVAANARERRRMHGLNKAFDELRSVIPSLENEKKLSKYDTLQMAQIYITELSELLAGVVHPECRSPRPGSGDKTSRRSLIHSLRPAAPAQSPKPLTGEQRDPSASIGHLILLGPTSDMESNKSGTCSSSSDGESSHLSDAEEGQSGKQWQKVSANDF, via the coding sequence ATGGCTGCAAAAGCAGAACTTTCGAGCTGGTCGGAGTACCCAGAGGACTTCACTCTGCTGCAGCAgcatcaccagcagcagcacaaccTGGCCCACATCAGCTCCAAAGCCTGGATTTCCTCCACTTCAATCCGTGCGCTCTCAATTAGGGACGCGCACGCGGCTGCAGAGGCAGCGGGCATCTCGCGGGAGAAACTTGTGCCAGTGACCGAATTCACTGACCGCGTTACCACCAAAGGCATGACAGAGACAGACCCTGCTAAGGCGCCAGATGGAGGGAAGACGAGCCACTTCGGCCCTCAGAGACACAGGCGCGTCGCAGCCAACGccagggagaggaggaggatgcacGGGCTGAACAAAGCGTTTGACGAGCTCAGGAGTGTCATCCCCTCCCTGGAAAACGAGAAAAAGTTATCCAAATACGACACCCTCCAGATGGCGCAGATTTACATCACAGAGCTTTCTGAGCTCCTGGCCGGCGTGGTTCACCCGGAGTGCAGGAGTCCTCGTCCAGGCTCTGGAGACAAGACCTCCAGGAGGAGTCTGATTCACTCTCTGCGGCCAGCAGCCCCTGCACAGTCCCCGAAACCTCTGACCGGAGAGCAGCGAGACCCCTCCGCCTCTATTGGTCATCTGATTTTACTTGGACCTACATCTGACATGGAATCAAATAAATCAGGCACTTGTTCAAGCAGCAGCGATGGGGAATCTTCACATCTCAGTGACGCAGAGGAGGGTCAAAGCGGGAAACAGTGGCAGAAAGTCAGTGCCAATGACTTTTAA